In one Castor canadensis chromosome 15, mCasCan1.hap1v2, whole genome shotgun sequence genomic region, the following are encoded:
- the LOC109696434 gene encoding olfactory receptor 2T29-like, whose product MWMTNYTGQSSFILVGLFSQSKHPTLLCVIIFVVFLMALYGNAVLILVIHSDIHLHTPMYFFISQLSIMDIMYISVTVPKMLIDQIMSTNKISASECGMQMFLYLTLVGSEFFLLAAMSYDRYVAICHPLRYPVLLNHRVCLFLASGCWFLGSVDGFMLTPITMTFPFCRSWEIHHFFCEVPAVLNLSCSDTSLYEILMYLCCVLMLLIPVIIILSSYSSILLAIHRMNSAEGQRKALATCSSHITVVIFFYGAAIYTYMLPGSYHTPEKDMVVSVFYTILTPVLNPLIYSLRNKNVIGALKKMLTVRPVFQRKIK is encoded by the coding sequence ATGTGGATGACCAATTACACAGGACAGTCAAGTTTCATCCTGGTGGGACTTTTTAGTCAGTCCAAACATCCAACTCTGCTTTGTGTGAtcatttttgtggttttcttaATGGCTTTATATGGAAATGCTGTCCTGATCCTTGTGATACACTCTGACatccacctccacacccccatgtacttttttATCAGCCAGTTGTCAATCATGGACATCATGTACATTTCTGTCACTGTTCCCAAGATGCTCATAGACCAGATCATGAGTACCAATAAGATCTCAGCTTCTGAATGTGGAATGCAGATGTTCCTCTATTTGACACTAGTGGGCTCAGAATTTTTCCTTCTGGCAGCCAtgtcctatgaccgctatgtggccatttgCCATCCGCTCCGCTACCCTGTCCTCTTGAATCATAGGGTATGTCTCTTTCTGGCATCTGGCTGCTGGTTTCTAGGATCCGTGGATGGCTTCATGCTCACTCCCATCACCATGACCTTCCCTTTCTGCAGATCCTGGGAAATCCATCATTTCTTCTGTGAGGTTCCTGCTGTATTGAATCTCTCCTGCTCAGACACCTCACTCTATGAGATACTCATGTACCTGTGCTGTGTCCTCATGCTCCTCATCCCTGTGATAATAATTTTGAGCTCCTATTCATCCATCCTCCTTGCCATTCATAGAATGAATTCAGCAGAGGGCCAGAGGAAAGCCCTTGCAACCTGCTCCTCCCATATAACTGTCGTCATTTTCTTCTATGGTGCTGCCATATATACCTACATGCTCCCTGGTTCCTACCACACTCCTGAGAAGGACATGGTGGTATCTGTCTTTTATACTATACTCACACCTGTGTTAAACCCTTTGATCTATAGTCTTAGGAATAAGAATGTCATTGGGGCTCTGAAGAAAATGTTGACTGTGAGACCtgtctttcaaagaaaaataaagtag
- the LOC109696425 gene encoding LOW QUALITY PROTEIN: olfactory receptor 2T3-like (The sequence of the model RefSeq protein was modified relative to this genomic sequence to represent the inferred CDS: deleted 1 base in 1 codon; substituted 1 base at 1 genomic stop codon), with product MYSGNQTSTTNFILVGIFDDNKYANFLYTVTFIVVLMALAGNSLLTLLIHLDPQLNNPMYFFISQLSLMDLMYISVAVPKVLVDQVTGDHTISPCACGIQMFFYLTLAGAEFFLLSSMACDRYAAICRPLHYPLLMNQRVXQLLVTGCWVLGTVDGLLLTPITMSFPFCQSRKILSFFCEAPALLKLSCSNISLYKMLMYLCRVLMLLVPIMVISSSYTLILHLIHKMNSPEGRRKAFATCSSHMMVVLLFFGAAVHTYMLPSSYHTAQQDMMASAFYTIITPVLNPLIYSLHNKDVRRTLSSAIQSRMSPRKVASGKVWE from the exons ATGTACTCAGGGAATCAAACTTCAACCACCAATTTTATCCTTGTGGGAATCTTTGATGACAACAAATATGCTAACTTCCTCTACACTGTTACCTTCATTGTTGTCTTGATGGCCCTAGCTGGGAATTCCCTTCTTACTCTCCTCATCCATTTGGACCCCCAGCTTAACAACCCCATGTACTTCTTCATCAGCCAGCTATCTCTCATGGATCTCATGTACATATCTGTGGCAGTGCCCAAGGTGCTTGTGGACCAGGTCACTGGAGACCATACAATTTCCCCCTGTGCCTGTGGGATCCAAATGTTCTTCTACCTGACCCTGGCTGGAGCTGAATTTTTTCTCCTATCCTCCATGGCCTGTGACAGATATGCTGCAATTTGCAGACCACTCCATTACCCACTGCTGATGAACCAAAGGGTCTGACAGCTCCTGGTGACTGGATGCTGGGTCCTGGGCACAGTTGATGGTTTGTTGCTCACCCCCATTACCATGAGTTTCCCCTTTTGTCAGTCCAGGAAAATCCTGAGCTTCTTCTGTGAGGCTCCTGCCCTGCTGAAGCTCTCTTGCTCTAACATTTCCCTGTACAAGATGCTCATGTACCTGTGCCGTGTCCTCATGCTCCTTGTCCCCATCATGGTCATCTCCAGTTCATACACCCTCATACTGCACCTCATCCACAAGATGAACTCACCCGAGGGCCGCAGGAAGGCATTTGCCACCTGCTCCTCCCACATGATGGTAGTACTGCTCTTCTTTGGTGCTGCAGTCCACACCTACATGCTCCCCAGTTCTTACCACACAGCACAGCAAGAC ATGATGGCATCTGCCTTCTACACCATCATCACCCCTGTGCTGAACCCCCTCATTTACAGCCTCCACAACAAAGATGTCAGAAGGACTCTCAGCAGTGCCATTCAATCAAGGATGAGTCCAAGGAAAGTTGCTAGTGGGAAAGTCTGGGAATAA